The DNA window GCTTCATCTCCTTTTCATCAAGGCTGATTCCTCGATACTTTTCCCATAGGCGAACAGGGGTGCAAAACGCAGCTCAGTTCAATGATTTTATTTGTCGTGCTCACGCACATCAAATAAAATCCTATTCACTATGTCGTCCACGACATAGTGGGGAATTTCAACCGGTATCCACAAGTGTTTGATGAAGGATCGAGAGGAGCTGTTAGCGTTTTACGATTTTCCGGCCAAGCACTGGCAGAGTATTCGGACATCGAACCCGATCGAATCGGCGTTTTCGACTATTCGGCACCGTACAAAACGCTCGAAAGGATGTTTAACCCGATCGGGAATGTTGTGTATGATGTTCAAATTGGGTCAGTGTACGCAGCAAAACTGGCGTCGGCTACGAGGTTTTAAGGAGTTAGGGAAAGTCATTGAAGGGGTGCAATTCAAAGACGGAATCGAAGTGAAACAGGAAACCGACCAGGTAGCCGCTTGAAACTCTCTGCCCCGTCACGCACCACTTTTAGCGATAACTCTGTTTATGAAGCATTTCAAAAGTTAGAATGCCTTAGGCAAACCAGCCTGTTTCAGAACTGAATTTGCAGTATGCCTTGATTTGATGGCACTATCAACTGGAAAATTAGTATTGGATTTTGGGCTGTACCATATCTCGTGATCTCCCTTTCCTTGCCTGACTTTGTTGCAGCCAGACTTAACAAGGATTCTTTTTAGTCTTCTGGTGTAATTCGCCACCAGTTAAGAAACCTGAAGTTCCTCTTCAAATCGCTTGTAATCAGCAGAGATTGAAATTTTGTCCGACGGTGCTTTCATCAGATGATTGTTGAGTTCACACAATTCCGGTACTAATACCTGTAATTTAGAAATTAATTTCTGTAGTGAGCTTGCTTCGGCTACTAATCCTGGGACATCATCACTGACCGCAACCCAAACCTGTGCTTCAGGGTCCCAACTGGCAGAAATACAAATTTCATTACTTTCACTAAACATTTTGTAAAAAACTAATCTATGTCCTAGCTAAGTGCATTAGGAAACTACGAATAAAATCAAAAGATACTTAACCTATTATACGATTTGTAATATTACCCAACTTAACCTCGAATCGAAAATTTGCAAAAGTTCGGATACGTTGGAACGCCAGGCTAACTGGCATTAGGGCAGTCGGTGAAAGTCCGATAGATGGTAAATGTTAACCACATGCTGTCGCCGCGAGCCGTGCGCCAATATTCGCGAGGGTATTGGTGAAGTGTCGGCAGCGGTACGCATAGCCATGATGATTGAGCATCGAAAACGAAGATGTACAGAGTGTCGAGGCTGTCAGCGTGGCCGAAGGCAATATCGGCTGTACTGTAATGGTGAGGTGCAGCTGAGCTCTGCGGTTTCGAGGGAATCGATGAATGTGCGCACGCGCTGTGTCGGGACCTGGGAGGGGTTTATCTTTCCTTGACGGTCGTGTCAAGGACGCTGAAAGAAAGGAGGTATTCTGAATTTAAAGATGAACGGGGTAAACCAGTCGGATGCAGGCATAGTACTGATGACAGCGGCGAACAAAGAGGCGCAAGCCTTGGCGGAGTCGAACGAGGGAAGGGCTGCAACCAAAGGGAATCTGCAAAGCCGAAGCACGTGCTGCACACGGGGGCGGCAGAGCGTGTCACAGGCGGTTGTCACCGTCTATGCTGGAAAAGCTCTTGAAATATGGCTTTTGTTAAGTGGCAATTAGGAAATTTTATGTGGTCACATTTCTAAATCTACCGCTTTCAAGAGTTGTTTTGAAATTTCGACACAAGAGCCTGTCAAATCCACCGTTGAAAAACGGATTTCGTGATTCTGTATTGTCATTGCTTCATTGACGGCTTCGCCAACTACTGGATGGAGTAGCAGTCCCGTTGCGTTTCGTGCCAATTCAGACTGCTCTGCGTATTCGCTGGAAAATTGCTTGGCACAGAGGAAGTTACAGCAAAGGCGCAGCAGCTGTTTACCAACAGGTTGTTAAATTTACGAAGCCGATACAGCGAGGCCGAAACCTTGCGTGTGTTTTACCAGGTATGGAATAAGCCGCTGGTAACGATCAATGGTGAGCACTTGATTTCGAGCGTGATGCGCCTGTGTGGCGGGAGAAACATTTTTTTCGGATGCATTGCCTATGGCACCGCGAATAAGCGTTGAAACTGTTATCCGACGCGACCCCCAGGTTATTGTTGCGAGTGGACACGGTGAGCAAGAACCGGAGTGGCTCGACGAGTGGCTGCAGTGGCCAACGATAACAGCAGTTGCCCAAAATCACCTGTACTTCATTCCGCCGGACATTCTACAACGCCACACCGTAAGAATCCTGGACAGCGCACAAATGATGTGCGAACATCTACATTCCGCCAGACCCTCCAGCAAATAAGCATTTTCGGTGTCGCAGCCGATATCAGTCATTCAGGCTGACAAGACTGAAAATCAGCCATCAACTGTCCGGCTTTATGCAACAGCTTTTTCAGGGTTCCCTGACCCAAAGTCTTCGCTGTCAAATCGTCACCCCAAACCATTGTGCAGCCGGTGGATTATTCGGCAGAACGAATTAAACGATTGTTGTGTGAAGCTTGCGGGGCGGAGGGGCAATGCCCATAGCCTTGTAAGTCGCAGCCTGGTCCGCATCGGCACTGGCTGTTATTCGGACATGCAGCATACGCCCGTCTTTTCGCTCAAATGAACTCGTCGTGCGGGTGATCGTGCAAAGCGCATCTCTCACCGTCGTCCAGCTGTCATGACAGCCATTAGCCTTCATCCGTGTGCGAAGCACACACACCGCCTGATAGGCTAATACCGTAATCAGCAAATGCCCATTGGCACGATGCTGCTTTTGGTGATACACCGGACGCAGTCCCAACTCGGATTTCAACGACCGGAATACCGCCTCTACCTCACTGAGCGTCATATAGGTGCGCCACATCGTCTCGACATCCCAGTCAACGATGTTGCTGCGAAAGCAATACACTCCGGGATGCGTGGCCATGGTGCCGTCAACCGGCTCGCAGCGCCACGACAGACGCTCAACCCGGGTCTGGCTTTCATCGCGATGAACATCAATCCTGTAATGCTGCGCCACTCGTGCGTTGGTTTTCTCAATGCGCCCGATCCGTCGCTCAATGTATTCCGCCTTGTTGCGCGCCTTGGGTTTTTCCAAAGCCTCATTCATCTGTGCCAAAGCGGCCTCAAATCGCTTCCT is part of the Acidiferrobacterales bacterium genome and encodes:
- a CDS encoding DUF1902 domain-containing protein, which encodes MFSESNEICISASWDPEAQVWVAVSDDVPGLVAEASSLQKLISKLQVLVPELCELNNHLMKAPSDKISISADYKRFEEELQVS
- a CDS encoding transposase, with protein sequence MNEALEKPKARNKAEYIERRIGRIEKTNARVAQHYRIDVHRDESQTRVERLSWRCEPVDGTMATHPGVYCFRSNIVDWDVETMWRTYMTLSEVEAVFRSLKSELGLRPVYHQKQHRANGHLLITVLAYQAVCVLRTRMKANGCHDSWTTVRDALCTITRTTSSFERKDGRMLHVRITASADADQAATYKAMGIAPPPRKLHTTIV